TCCGGAGCGGGAGGCGTCCGCGAGCCGCGCGCCTTTCTCGTTCCTCGAAGCGCGCTGCGGCGCCGCCCCGAGTCCCGATCCCTTTGACTCGTTCGAAAGGAAAACTTGCATCGCGGGAGAGACGGGATATTCTTGGGGCCGAGGAAGCCCAAGGTTCTCGTCCTCTCGGTGTTTCGGAATTTTCGAGAGGGTATCAAGCGCGCGTGAGTTCGAATACCGGTTCGGAACACCCGTTCCCTCCGCCCTGCCGACGCGTCCTTCGCGACGCGCCCTTCCGATTCGATCGCGGGCATCGAAGAGGCGGGGTGTAAGTGCAGATCTTTCATCGCAGCACCAACTTTCTCGCGAAGCTCTCGATCTTCGGGTCGCTCTTCATCGTCGCCGGCCTCGCGGGAGCGGCCTGGGAGATCTACATGTCTCCCTGGACGACGCAGGTCGACACGCCGAAGGAGCAGCCGGTGGCGTTCTCGCACGAGCACCACGTGCGGGGCCTCGGACTCGACTGCCGGTACTGCCACACCTCCGTCGAGACGAGCTCGTTCGCCGGAATTCCGCCGGTGAAGACCTGCATGACGTGCCATTCGCAGATCTGGACGAACGCCGAGATCCTCGAGCCCGTCCGGGCGAGCTACCGGACGGGGCAGTCGCTCGAATGGACGCGCGTGCACGACCTGCCACAATTCGTGTATTTCAACCACAGCATCCACGTGAACAAGGGGATCGGCTGCGCCTCGTGCCACGGCCGCGTCGACGAAATGCCGATCACGTGGCAGGTGAATTCGCTCTACATGCGCTGGTGCCTCGATTGTCACCGCGATCCGAAGCCGTTCCTGCGGCCGCGCGACCAGGTGTTCAACATGGAATACGTTCCGCCCGCCGATCAGGCGGCCCTCGGTGACCGGCTGGCGAAGGAATACCACCTGCTGAACACCGCCCAGATGACCGATTGCGTCACGTGCCACCGATGAGCGAGCGGCCGCCGATCGACCTCGACGCCGTCCGCGCGAAGCTCGCGGCTTCCGCGGGGCCGGAATACTGGCGCGGGCTGGAAGAGCTCGCCGAGACGCCGGAGTTCCAGGACCTCCTCGCGCACGAGTTTCCCGAAAACGCGGAGCAGTGGGGCGCGGACCCCGTCTCGCGCCGGCGCTTCCTGCAGCTCATGAGCGCCTCGCTCGCGCTCGCGGGGCTCGCGGCGTGCACGCGGCAGCCGGAAGAGAAGATCGTCCCGTACATCGACCAGCCCGAGGAGATCGTTCCGGGGAAGCCCCTCTTCTTCGCGACGGCCGTCCCGTGGCGAGGGTACGCGATGCCCGTCGTCGTCGAGAGCCACATGGGACGTCCGACGAAGATCGAAGGGAATCCGGGACATCCCGCCGTCCCGGCCGGCGGGACCGACGCGTTCACGCAGGCGTCGATCCTCAACCTCTACGATCCC
This is a stretch of genomic DNA from Thermoanaerobaculia bacterium. It encodes these proteins:
- a CDS encoding cytochrome c3 family protein, which gives rise to MQIFHRSTNFLAKLSIFGSLFIVAGLAGAAWEIYMSPWTTQVDTPKEQPVAFSHEHHVRGLGLDCRYCHTSVETSSFAGIPPVKTCMTCHSQIWTNAEILEPVRASYRTGQSLEWTRVHDLPQFVYFNHSIHVNKGIGCASCHGRVDEMPITWQVNSLYMRWCLDCHRDPKPFLRPRDQVFNMEYVPPADQAALGDRLAKEYHLLNTAQMTDCVTCHR